A window of Castanea sativa cultivar Marrone di Chiusa Pesio chromosome 1, ASM4071231v1 contains these coding sequences:
- the LOC142621650 gene encoding uncharacterized protein LOC142621650: MDSKTIILLIFISILSYQLHCCTAQPWTKAGYWYASSESPIPDINSALFTHLICAFAYVSSTTYQLSIPLEQEQYFSSFTNIVKSKNPSVITLLSIWNGQATTAKAILGEKVNSSVLSSMLNQSSYRKSFIESSIKTARQYGFQGIDLFWLWPNTASDMTNMGILLDEWRAAVDSELRNSSESKLILTMALYYLPSFEFGSYPIGSIQRNMDWAHVVAYDYHLPLNEKFIHAHAVLYDPSSNVNTDYGIREWLAKGFPPNKLVFGLPYHGYAWTLVNPKENAIGAPSSGRAETADGSMSYKYIKSYIRGYNAKTIFNSTFVMNYCIIGSTWINFDDVESIRAKISYAKQKNLRGYNVFLVSNDDNWMLSQAAQEEDNGPEKKRRLLLIIMLPTALIIIILAFMMYYIRDRVLKSKGMIILENRSASQPVNNTLDSENLDSNDPNPKALSLSTIKVATNDFSSANKLGEGGFGPVYKGILPRGQEIAVKRLSKTSTQGHEEFANEVALTARLQHINLVRVLGFCIEGDEKMLIYEYMPNKSLDLYLYDPIRQHVLDWRKRVHIIEGITQELLYLQEYSNFTIIHRDLKASNILLDKDMNPKISDFGMAKLFGKDEHEANTDRIVGTYGYVPPEYVRKGVYSMKYDVYSFGVLLLQIISGKRNSCFYGTRETLTLLEYAYEKWIVGEGMDFIDPSLDDSSSSCKLITCLQVALLCVQENPVDRPTMLEVYSMLKNDIGAISTPKRPAFSTQIDEKVTGRSTSEQGSCSVYDSSISQISGR, translated from the exons ATGGATTCCAAGACTATCATCCTCCTCATCTTCATTTCCATCCTTTCCTATCAATTGCACTGTTGTACTGCTCAACCTTGGACTAAAGCTGGTTACTGGTATGCTAGCAGTGAATCCCCGATTCCTGACATAAATTCTGCCCTGTTTACACACCTTATATGTGCCTTTGCTTATGTCAGCTCCACCACCTACCAGCTTTCCATTCCCCTAGAGCAGGAACAATACTTTTCTAGCTTCACCAACATTGTCAAAAGTAAGAACCCATCAGTTATCACACTTTTATCTATCTGGAATGGACAAGCTACAACTGCTAAAGCCATATTGGGTGAGAAAGTTAATTCTTCAGTATTGTCTTCAATGCTTAACCAATCTTCTTACAGAAAGTCTTTCATTGAATCCTCAATAAAAACTGCAAGGCAATATGGATTTCAAGGCATAGACTTATTTTGGCTTTGGCCTAACACTGCCTCCGATATGACCAATATGGGAATTCTGTTGGATGAATGGCGAGCTGCTGTGGATTCTGAGTTAAGAAACTCGAGCGAGTCAAAATTGATATTGACGATGGCCCTTTATTACTTACCAAGTTTTGAATTTGGGAGTTACCCAATTGGCTCAATACAAAGAAATATGGATTGGGCACATGTTGTGGCATATGACTATCATCTGCCCTTAAATGAGAAATTTATTCATGCTCATGCTGTTTTATATGATCCATCAAGCAATGTGAACACTGATTATGGTATAAGAGAGTGGTTGGCTAAAGGATTTCCACCAAACAAGCTGGTTTTTGGTTTGCCTTACCATGGCTATGCTTGGACACTTGTGAATCCCAAAGAGAATGCTATTGGTGCACCATCGTCAGGGCGGGCTGAAACAGCAGATGGATCCATGAGTTACAAGTACATCAAGTCGTACATTCGAGGTTATAATGCTAAAACAATATTCAATTCGACTTTTGTTATGAATTACTGCATTATAGGATCGACTTGGATTAATTTCGATGATGTGGAGTCTATCAGAGCTAAGATTTCTTATGCCAAGCAGAAGAATCTACGTGGTTACAATGTGTTTCTGGTCAGCAATGATGATAATTGGATGCTTTCTCAGGCAG CTCAAGAGGAAGATAATGGTCCAGAAAAAAAGCGAAGATTACTGTTGATAATTATGCTTCCGACAGCTTTAATCATTATCATTCTAGCCTTCATGATGTATTACATACGAGACAGAGTACTGAAGTCAAAAG GCATGATAATTTTAGAAAACAGAAGTGCATCTCAGCCGGTAAACAATACATTAGATTCTGAAAATCTTGACAGCAATGATCCTAATCCGAAAGCACTCAGCCTTTCCACCATCAAAGTAGCTACAAATGACTTCTCAAGTGCCAACAAGCTTGGAGAGGGTGGTTTTGGCCCTGTTTACAAG GGTATATTACCAAGGGGACAGGAAATAGCAGTGAAGAGACTTTCTAAAACATCTACACAAGGACATGAGGAGTTCGCAAATGAGGTTGCTCTTACTGCAAGACTTCAACATATAAATCTAGTTAGAGTTCTGGGATTTTGTATAGAGGGTGATGAAAAAATGCTAATCTATGAGTACATGCCAAACAAAAGCTTGGATCTCTACCTATATG ATCCAATTAGACAGCATGTGTTAGATTGGAGAAAGCGTGTTCACATCATTGAAGGGATTACTCAGGAGCTTCTATATCTTCaagaatattcaaattttacaataattcACCGAGATCTTAAAGCTAGCAACATTTTACTGGACAAAGATATGAATCCAAAGATATCAGATTTTGGGATGGCTAAACTTTTTGGAAAAGATGAACATGAAGCAAACACAGACCGGATTGTTGGAACCTA TGGCTATGTTCCTCCAGAATATGTTAGAAAAGGTGTGTACTCCATGAAGTATGACGTCTATAGTTTTGGAGTTCTACTTCTGCAAATCATAAGTGGCAAGAGGAATTCATGTTTTTATGGCACGCGTGAAACTTTGACCCTTCTAGAATAT GCGTATGAGAAGTGGATAGTAGGTGAAGGCATGGATTTTATTGATCCATCGCTGGATGATTCCTCTTCATCTTGCAAACTCATAACATGCTTGCAAGTAGCTCTGTTATGCGTTCAGGAAAATCCAGTGGATAGACCAACAATGTTGGAAGTTTATTCAATGCTCAAAAATGATATTGGTGCTATCTCTACCCCTAAAAGGCCAGCTTTTTCAACAcaaattgatgaaaaagtaACGGGCAGATCTACGTCAGAGCAAGGAAGTTGTTCAGTTTATGATTCATCAATTTCCCAAATAAGTGGACGATGA